Genomic segment of Synechococcus sp. A15-28:
AGAGGCAGTGTTCCCCATTTCCCCAGGCCCTACGACGACGGTTTTGGTTTTACTTATTCAAAAGAACTAGAACAAAACAGCCGAATAACGGGTGGGAAAAACCAGCCATTGCGCTTCCTTCTCGGCTGTGAAACGGTGGGGCACCGACACCTAGCGATCAGGCCTGCAGCACGATGAAGGTGGTGTGCTCCCAGTCCGAACTCAACGCCGCGCTGCAGCTCGTGAGCCGTGCTGTGGCGACACGCCCCACCCACCCGGTTCTGGCCAATGTGCTGCTCACCGCCGATGCCGGCACCGATCGCCTCAGCCTGACGGGATTTGATCTCAATCTCGGCATCCAGACCTCGCTTGCGGCAAGCGTTGAGACCAGTGGAGCCATCACGCTTCCGGCACGGTTGCTGGGCGAGATCGTGTCGCGACTGGCCAGTGATTCCCCACTCACGCTCACCACGGAGGAGTCTGGCGAGCAGGTTCAACTCACCAGTCTCAGCGGCAGCTACCAGATGCGGGGCATGCCTGCCGATGACTACCCGGATCTGCCGATGGTGGAAAGCGGCATGACCCTCAAGCTGCAGGCTTCAGGGTTGGTGCAGGCGCTTAAGGGAACCCTGTTCGCCAGCAGCGGCGACGAAGCCAAACAGCTGTTGACCGGTGTGCATCTCAGTTTCACGGACCGAAATCTTGAAGCTGCCGCCACCGATGGTCATCGTTTGGCTGTGCTGCAGGTGGATGATGCCCTCCAGGCTGCGGCTGATGGCACGGAGGGGGATGACGCTGTCTTTGCCGTGACCCTGCCCGCACGATCCCTGCGCGAGGTGGAGCGGCTGATGGCCGGTTGGCGCTCAGAGGACCCGATCAGCCTGTTCTGTGACCGGGGTCAGGTGGTGTTTCTGGCGGCGGATCAGATGGTCACCAGCCGCACGTTGGAGGGGACGTATCCCAACTACCGCCAGCTGATTCCCGATGGATTCAGTCGCACCTTGACCATGGACCGCCGCGCCCTGGTGGGAGCTCTTGAACGCATTGCGGTTCTTGCTGATCAGCACAACAACGTCGTCAAATTCAGCAGTCAGCCTGAATCCGGAGTTGTGCTCATCAGTGCCGATGCGCAGGATGTGGGCAGTGGCTCCGAGTCTCTGGCCGCTGAGCTCAGCGGAGATGCCATTCAGATCGCCTTCAATGTGCGCTACATGCTCGATGGTTTGAAAGCCATGGCTGCAGATCGGGTGGTGCTGCACTGCAATGCACCCACTACACCAGCGGTGTTGCGTCCCGTGGAGGAAAGTGACGGTTTCACTTACCTCGTGATGCCGGTTCAGATCCGCTCCTGAGTTGGCCCTTCCCGACCAGCTTCTGCTCAGTGATCTGCTGCAGCACACCGTGCGCTGCGATCTTGGCCTTGATCACGGCCCCGGCGTGACGGGCTGGATTCACCCTCCGGTTCATCGTCTGTTGGGGTGGGTGAGCCGTCCCTCGGCTCTGAGGATGACCCGAGAGGTGTGGCGGCTGGATCAATGCTGTGGTTTCACGGATCAGCAGGTCTATGTACGGGGCGAGCCGGCCGTCACCGATCCAGCCACCTTGGATCGACTGCCGACCCTTTTGGAGTCGGATCTGTGTGGACGCGATGGGGAGCG
This window contains:
- the dnaN gene encoding DNA polymerase III subunit beta is translated as MKVVCSQSELNAALQLVSRAVATRPTHPVLANVLLTADAGTDRLSLTGFDLNLGIQTSLAASVETSGAITLPARLLGEIVSRLASDSPLTLTTEESGEQVQLTSLSGSYQMRGMPADDYPDLPMVESGMTLKLQASGLVQALKGTLFASSGDEAKQLLTGVHLSFTDRNLEAAATDGHRLAVLQVDDALQAAADGTEGDDAVFAVTLPARSLREVERLMAGWRSEDPISLFCDRGQVVFLAADQMVTSRTLEGTYPNYRQLIPDGFSRTLTMDRRALVGALERIAVLADQHNNVVKFSSQPESGVVLISADAQDVGSGSESLAAELSGDAIQIAFNVRYMLDGLKAMAADRVVLHCNAPTTPAVLRPVEESDGFTYLVMPVQIRS